A genomic segment from Micromonospora echinaurantiaca encodes:
- a CDS encoding DUF1003 domain-containing protein, with translation MVERRAERLDQPREPRSLKLPRFDPEAFGRWSEGIARGMGTANFIVYMTVVILLWFGWNTLAPAHLRFDPYTFTFLTLMLSLQASYAAPLILLAQNRQADRDRLALEEDRRRATMQKADTEYLAREIAALRIAMGEVATRDFLRSELARLAEELDEAGQRRQRLERRQQERAAHRAAGGGDALEEPRDELDGDWARDGRPEG, from the coding sequence ATGGTTGAGCGGCGGGCGGAACGGCTGGACCAGCCGCGCGAGCCCCGGAGCCTGAAGCTGCCCCGGTTCGACCCGGAGGCCTTCGGCCGGTGGTCGGAGGGCATCGCCCGGGGCATGGGCACGGCGAACTTCATCGTCTACATGACGGTGGTGATCCTGCTGTGGTTCGGCTGGAACACGCTGGCCCCGGCGCACCTGCGCTTCGACCCGTACACCTTCACGTTCCTCACCCTGATGCTGTCGTTGCAGGCCAGCTACGCGGCGCCGCTGATCCTGCTGGCGCAGAACCGGCAGGCGGACCGGGACCGGCTGGCGCTGGAGGAGGACCGGCGCCGGGCCACCATGCAGAAGGCCGACACCGAGTACCTGGCCCGGGAGATCGCTGCGCTGCGGATCGCGATGGGCGAGGTGGCCACCCGGGACTTCCTCCGTTCCGAGCTGGCCCGGCTGGCCGAGGAGCTGGACGAGGCGGGGCAGCGCCGGCAGCGGCTGGAACGCCGCCAGCAGGAGCGGGCCGCGCATCGGGCGGCCGGGGGTGGCGACGCGCTGGAGGAGCCCCGCGACGAACTGGACGGCGACTGGGCCCGGGACGGCCGCCCGGAGGGGTGA
- a CDS encoding Mrp/NBP35 family ATP-binding protein, which translates to MSAPVSTVSDAIQAALATVNDPEIRRPITELGMVRAATVGDDGVVRVELLLTVAGCPLKDKLRADITAAVGAVPGVTGVEIEFGVMSPEQRQQLQAKLRGGGATEEPVIPFAQPGSRTRVYAVASGKGGVGKSSVTVNLAAALAARGLSVGVVDADIYGHSVPRMLGADGRPTRVEDMIMPPQSHGVKVISIGMFTAGNAAVVWRGPMLHRALQQFLADVYWGDLDVLLLDLPPGTGDVAISLAQLLPNSEILVVTTPQAAAAEVAERAGAIALQTHQRVVGVIENMSWLELPDGSRMEVFGAGGGATVAESLTKTIGAQVPLLGQIPLDTRVREAGDEGNPIVLAEPESPAAVALGKVADRLAVRRESLLGKPLGLKPAGR; encoded by the coding sequence ATGTCAGCACCCGTCAGCACCGTCTCCGACGCGATCCAGGCCGCGCTGGCCACCGTCAACGACCCGGAGATCCGCCGGCCGATCACCGAGCTCGGCATGGTCCGCGCCGCCACGGTCGGCGACGACGGTGTGGTCCGGGTAGAGCTGCTGCTCACCGTCGCCGGCTGCCCGCTGAAGGACAAGCTGCGCGCGGACATCACCGCGGCCGTCGGCGCGGTGCCCGGGGTGACCGGCGTCGAGATCGAGTTCGGCGTGATGAGCCCGGAGCAGCGCCAGCAGCTCCAGGCGAAGCTGCGTGGCGGCGGCGCCACCGAGGAGCCGGTCATCCCGTTCGCCCAGCCCGGCTCGCGCACCCGGGTGTACGCGGTCGCCAGCGGCAAGGGCGGCGTCGGCAAGTCCAGCGTGACCGTCAACCTGGCCGCGGCGCTGGCCGCCCGCGGGCTCTCCGTCGGCGTGGTCGACGCGGACATCTACGGTCACTCGGTGCCCCGGATGCTCGGCGCGGACGGCCGGCCCACCCGGGTCGAGGACATGATCATGCCGCCGCAGTCGCACGGCGTGAAGGTGATCTCGATCGGCATGTTCACCGCCGGCAACGCCGCCGTGGTGTGGCGCGGCCCGATGCTGCACCGGGCGCTGCAGCAGTTCCTCGCCGACGTCTACTGGGGCGACCTGGACGTGCTCCTGCTCGACCTGCCCCCGGGCACCGGCGACGTGGCCATCTCGCTGGCGCAGCTGCTGCCCAACTCGGAGATCCTGGTGGTCACCACGCCGCAGGCGGCGGCCGCCGAGGTGGCCGAGCGGGCCGGCGCGATCGCCCTGCAGACCCACCAGCGGGTGGTCGGCGTCATCGAGAACATGTCCTGGCTGGAGCTGCCGGACGGGTCCCGGATGGAGGTCTTCGGCGCCGGCGGCGGCGCGACGGTCGCCGAGTCGCTGACGAAGACGATCGGCGCCCAGGTGCCGCTGCTCGGCCAGATCCCGCTGGACACCCGCGTCCGGGAGGCCGGCGACGAAGGCAACCCGATCGTGCTGGCCGAGCCGGAGTCGCCGGCCGCGGTGGCGCTCGGCAAGGTCGCCGACCGGCTCGCCGTCCGCCGCGAGTCGCTGCTCGGCAAGCCGCTGGGCCTCAAGCCCGCCGGCCGCTGA
- a CDS encoding PhzF family phenazine biosynthesis protein: MSTLAYEIVDVFTDRPFAGNPLAVVFGAEGLATEQMQALALEFNLSETVFVLPPTQVGATYRARIFTPAEELPFAGHPSVGAAVTASRRGMFGVGQVTQECGAGVLPIQVTATGATLTGGTPTLGPELDPEPLLEMAGLSADDHVGPAPRVAGCGLEFPYLPVRPDAVARARVNAAAAQRYGVEHVSVFSWDADSQTAHARVFVPGLGVPEDPATGSAALGLGVWLVASGLLPGEGRSSYDVVQGAEINRPSSLACTVTAAGGVAVGATVAGQVMPVARGEIMVPPFLG, encoded by the coding sequence ATGTCGACCTTGGCCTACGAGATCGTGGACGTCTTCACCGACCGCCCGTTCGCCGGCAACCCGCTGGCCGTGGTGTTCGGCGCCGAAGGGCTGGCCACCGAACAGATGCAGGCGCTCGCGCTGGAGTTCAACCTGTCCGAGACGGTGTTCGTGCTGCCGCCCACCCAGGTCGGCGCCACCTACCGGGCGCGGATCTTCACCCCGGCCGAGGAACTGCCGTTCGCCGGGCATCCCAGCGTCGGAGCGGCGGTCACGGCCAGCCGCCGGGGCATGTTCGGTGTGGGGCAGGTCACCCAGGAGTGCGGCGCCGGGGTGCTGCCGATCCAGGTGACGGCGACCGGGGCCACGCTGACCGGCGGCACCCCCACCCTCGGCCCTGAGCTGGACCCGGAGCCGCTGCTGGAGATGGCCGGGCTGAGCGCGGACGACCACGTCGGCCCGGCGCCCCGGGTGGCCGGCTGCGGGCTGGAGTTCCCCTACCTGCCGGTGCGTCCGGACGCGGTGGCCCGGGCGCGGGTGAACGCGGCGGCGGCACAGCGGTACGGCGTGGAGCACGTCAGCGTCTTCTCCTGGGACGCCGACTCGCAAACCGCGCACGCCCGGGTCTTCGTGCCGGGGCTCGGCGTGCCGGAGGACCCGGCCACCGGGTCGGCCGCGCTCGGCCTCGGGGTCTGGCTGGTCGCCAGTGGCCTGCTGCCCGGCGAGGGCCGCTCGTCGTACGACGTGGTGCAGGGGGCCGAGATCAACCGTCCGTCCTCGTTGGCCTGCACGGTGACGGCGGCCGGCGGCGTGGCGGTCGGCGCCACCGTCGCGGGCCAGGTGATGCCGGTGGCCCGAGGCGAGATCATGGTGCCGCCGTTCCTCGGCTGA
- a CDS encoding magnesium transporter MgtE N-terminal domain-containing protein translates to MSTPTRVYLARLAGVAVFDPNGDQVGRVRDAVARLRPTQRPPEVVGLVAEMPMRRRIFLSINRITSIDADAVVLGTGTLNLRRFEKRPNELLVLQELLDRRVQVDPGGQAGTVVDVAMECSRGGEWSLTRVAVREQTGRLSRRGNLQQVEWERVRGLSGIADTRGTANLLAVLEDMRPADLANALQDLPDARRNEVAAALDDERLADVLSELPEHDQVEILAALDRERAADVLEEMDPDDAADLLSELTPPEQDVLLDLMQPDEADPVRQLLKYTPGTAGSVMTSEPVILPPDATVAEALARIREPQLSPAVAAQVFVTRAPMTTPTGRYLGMVHFQRLLREPPADMLGGVVVNDIDPLRPTTPLPEITRRMATYDLVAMPVIDRNNRLVGAVTVDDVLDHSLPRDWRDRDAMTGPTNPDAVLDGADG, encoded by the coding sequence GTGAGCACGCCGACCCGGGTCTACCTCGCCCGTCTCGCCGGCGTCGCCGTCTTCGACCCCAACGGCGACCAGGTGGGCCGGGTACGCGACGCGGTGGCCCGGTTGCGGCCGACCCAGCGCCCGCCGGAGGTGGTGGGCCTGGTCGCCGAGATGCCCATGCGCCGGCGGATCTTCCTGTCGATCAACCGGATCACCTCGATCGATGCCGACGCGGTGGTGCTCGGCACCGGCACCCTCAACCTGCGCCGCTTCGAGAAGCGCCCGAACGAACTGCTGGTGCTCCAGGAACTGCTCGACCGGCGGGTGCAGGTCGACCCGGGCGGCCAGGCCGGCACGGTGGTCGACGTGGCGATGGAGTGCAGCCGCGGCGGCGAGTGGTCGCTGACCCGAGTGGCGGTACGCGAGCAGACCGGCCGGCTGAGCCGGCGCGGCAACCTGCAGCAGGTCGAGTGGGAGCGGGTCCGCGGGTTGAGCGGCATCGCCGACACCCGGGGCACCGCCAACCTGCTCGCCGTGCTCGAGGACATGCGCCCCGCCGACCTGGCCAACGCGTTGCAGGACCTGCCCGACGCGCGGCGCAACGAGGTCGCCGCCGCCCTCGACGACGAGCGGCTCGCCGACGTGCTCAGCGAACTGCCCGAGCACGACCAGGTGGAAATCCTGGCCGCGCTGGACCGGGAACGGGCCGCGGACGTGCTGGAGGAGATGGACCCGGACGACGCCGCCGACCTGCTCAGCGAGCTCACCCCGCCGGAACAGGACGTGCTGCTCGACCTGATGCAGCCGGACGAGGCCGACCCGGTACGCCAGCTGCTGAAGTACACGCCCGGCACGGCGGGCAGCGTGATGACCTCGGAGCCGGTGATCCTGCCCCCGGACGCGACGGTGGCGGAGGCGCTGGCCCGGATCCGCGAACCGCAGCTCTCCCCGGCGGTCGCCGCGCAGGTCTTCGTGACCCGCGCGCCGATGACCACCCCGACCGGCCGCTACCTCGGGATGGTGCACTTCCAACGGTTGCTCCGGGAACCGCCGGCCGACATGCTCGGCGGGGTGGTGGTCAACGACATCGACCCGCTCCGGCCGACCACCCCGCTGCCGGAGATCACCCGCCGGATGGCCACCTACGACCTGGTCGCCATGCCGGTGATCGACCGGAACAACCGGCTGGTCGGCGCGGTCACCGTCGACGACGTACTGGACCACTCGCTGCCGCGGGACTGGCGCGACCGGGACGCCATGACCGGCCCGACCAACCCGGACGCGGTGCTGGACGGTGCGGATGGTTGA